A single window of Sphingobacteriales bacterium DNA harbors:
- a CDS encoding patatin-like phospholipase family protein, with translation MYFKFKKANYGINKGEEFEIFIKENLDVAKINNQADLDSKAKFKINAEENTYKYTFNNKLNNETSITFKLRETSFAYKIDSDNEIENRIKEVQASFNNYIKINNIEDNSESIKKIEKDTKDINESNEKIEKDTKENNIGLKGISADYTFITIDLASQNKIELPKQAAMFWKNPKETNPAQYVRASMSIPIFFEPLFVPDKKSKKRAIFIDGGAISNFPISLFHNPNIIEPRLPTIGARINDSKEKDNSEINNLIQYIGKIFNVLKSNYDKDFLSKNKFYEEYSIANINTYETKANWLDFYMNEENKRALFLKGVEAGIEYLTKFDWEKYKKQRKILYSESINNS, from the coding sequence ATGTATTTTAAGTTTAAAAAAGCAAATTATGGAATTAATAAAGGAGAAGAATTTGAAATATTTATTAAAGAAAATTTAGATGTTGCAAAAATTAATAATCAGGCTGATTTAGATTCAAAAGCAAAATTCAAAATTAATGCAGAAGAAAATACTTACAAATATACGTTCAATAATAAGTTGAATAATGAAACGTCAATAACTTTCAAATTGAGAGAAACTAGTTTTGCATATAAAATAGATAGTGATAATGAAATAGAAAATAGAATTAAAGAAGTACAAGCATCATTTAATAACTACATCAAAATCAACAATATAGAAGATAATAGTGAGTCAATTAAAAAAATTGAAAAAGACACCAAAGATATTAATGAATCAAATGAAAAAATTGAAAAAGACACCAAAGAAAATAATATTGGATTAAAAGGTATCTCCGCTGACTATACTTTTATAACAATAGATTTAGCATCACAAAACAAAATTGAACTACCCAAACAAGCAGCAATGTTTTGGAAAAATCCAAAAGAAACAAATCCCGCACAATATGTGAGAGCTTCTATGTCAATTCCAATTTTCTTTGAACCATTATTTGTTCCAGATAAAAAATCAAAAAAAAGAGCTATTTTCATTGATGGTGGCGCAATTTCAAATTTTCCAATAAGTTTATTTCACAATCCAAATATTATTGAACCAAGATTACCCACAATTGGCGCAAGAATAAATGATAGTAAAGAAAAAGACAATTCAGAGATAAATAATTTAATTCAATACATCGGCAAAATATTCAATGTTCTTAAATCTAATTATGATAAAGATTTTTTAAGTAAAAACAAATTCTACGAAGAATATTCTATTGCAAATATCAATACCTATGAAACTAAAGCCAATTGGTTGGATTTTTATATGAACGAAGAAAATAAAAGAGCTTTATTCTTAAAAGGTGTTGAAGCTGGAATTGAATATTTAACAAAATTCGATTGGGAAAAATACAAAAAACAAAGAAAGATACTATATAGTGAAAGTATAAATAATTCTTAA